The following coding sequences are from one Bradyrhizobium sp. WSM471 window:
- a CDS encoding metal ABC transporter solute-binding protein, Zn/Mn family — MRRILLCVLLLIASPLHGAEQLKVVASFSILADFVRNVGGDRINLTTLVGADSDVHVYAPAPSDAKRIADARLVIVNGLGLEGWLPRLVQSSGSKAQVITASAGIAPLKLGSAADPHGWQSVPNAKVYVTDIANALAAADPDDAEFFRAQAKAYLEKLETLDREVREAVAKIPQERRKVISTHDAFGYFAAEYGVQFIAPLGVSTETEPSARDIATIIGQIKAQKIPAVFLENISDDRLIRRIAAETGSKVGGTLISDGLTGEKGPAPTYIDMVRHNIKALTSALDH, encoded by the coding sequence ATGCGGCGCATCCTGCTTTGTGTGCTTTTGCTGATTGCCTCGCCGCTGCATGGCGCAGAGCAGCTCAAGGTCGTCGCGAGCTTCTCGATTCTCGCCGATTTCGTCCGCAATGTCGGCGGCGACCGGATCAATCTGACGACGCTGGTCGGAGCCGACAGCGACGTCCATGTCTACGCGCCCGCACCAAGCGATGCGAAGCGGATCGCGGACGCAAGGCTGGTCATCGTCAACGGACTTGGCCTTGAGGGTTGGCTGCCGCGGCTCGTGCAGTCCTCGGGCAGCAAGGCGCAGGTGATCACCGCGAGCGCCGGCATCGCGCCGCTCAAGCTCGGCTCTGCCGCCGACCCGCATGGCTGGCAGTCCGTCCCCAACGCGAAGGTCTACGTCACCGACATCGCCAATGCGCTGGCCGCGGCCGACCCTGATGATGCGGAGTTCTTCCGCGCCCAGGCCAAGGCCTATCTGGAAAAGCTCGAAACGCTCGACCGCGAGGTCCGCGAAGCCGTGGCCAAAATCCCGCAGGAGCGGCGTAAGGTGATCTCGACCCATGACGCCTTCGGCTATTTCGCCGCCGAATACGGCGTCCAGTTCATCGCGCCGCTCGGCGTCTCCACGGAAACCGAGCCCAGCGCGCGGGACATCGCCACCATCATCGGCCAGATCAAGGCTCAAAAAATACCAGCCGTGTTCCTGGAAAATATCAGCGACGACCGGCTGATCCGGCGGATCGCGGCGGAGACCGGCTCAAAAGTCGGCGGGACCCTGATTTCGGACGGTTTGACCGGCGAAAAGGGGCCTGCACCCACTTACATTGATATGGTCAGGCACAATATAAAGGCCCTGACCAGCGCGCTTGACCACTAG
- a CDS encoding metal ABC transporter permease: protein MLYDALIGPFTEFEFMRRALAAVIALSLAGAPIGVFLMLRRMSLVGDAMAHAILPGAAVGFLLSGLNLFAMTAGGLIAGFTVAILAGLVARSTGLKEDASLATFYLASLALGVTIVSIKGTNIDLLHVLFGNILAMDDQTLLVVAFNATVTLLVLAVIYRPLVIESVDPLFLRTVSRAGGPAHLAFLALVVINLVNGFQALGTLLAVGLMILPAGIARFWSRDLTVMICIAVVAAAVSGYAGLVLSFQTRVPSGPAIILVASALYTVSVLFGRVGGVVRQLFPGRHLEA, encoded by the coding sequence ATGCTCTATGACGCGCTGATCGGCCCGTTCACCGAATTCGAGTTCATGCGACGTGCGCTCGCGGCCGTCATCGCGCTGTCGCTCGCGGGGGCACCGATCGGCGTGTTCCTGATGCTGCGGCGGATGAGCCTGGTCGGCGACGCCATGGCGCATGCAATTCTTCCCGGCGCCGCTGTCGGTTTCCTGCTCTCGGGTCTCAATCTGTTCGCGATGACGGCCGGTGGCCTGATCGCAGGTTTTACCGTCGCGATCCTCGCAGGTCTCGTCGCGCGCTCGACCGGGCTGAAGGAGGATGCCTCGCTCGCGACCTTCTATCTGGCCTCGCTGGCGCTGGGCGTGACTATCGTCTCGATCAAGGGCACCAACATCGACCTGCTGCACGTGCTGTTCGGCAATATTCTCGCGATGGACGACCAGACGCTGCTGGTCGTCGCCTTCAACGCCACGGTGACGCTGCTGGTGCTCGCCGTGATCTACCGGCCGCTGGTGATCGAGAGCGTCGATCCCTTGTTCTTGCGCACCGTGAGTCGGGCTGGCGGGCCTGCGCATCTGGCTTTCCTCGCGCTGGTCGTGATCAACCTCGTCAACGGCTTTCAGGCGCTCGGCACGCTGCTCGCGGTCGGTCTGATGATCCTCCCGGCCGGCATCGCGCGGTTCTGGTCGCGCGATCTCACCGTCATGATCTGCATCGCGGTCGTCGCTGCCGCCGTCTCCGGCTATGCAGGTCTCGTGCTGTCGTTCCAGACCCGTGTGCCGTCGGGCCCTGCGATCATTCTGGTGGCGAGCGCGCTCTACACCGTCTCCGTCCTGTTCGGTCGGGTCGGCGGTGTCGTCAGGCAACTATTTCCCGGCCGGCATCTGGAAGCGTGA
- a CDS encoding metal ABC transporter ATP-binding protein, with translation MAALHFHNVTLGYDRHPAVHHLNGEVAPGALLAVIGPNGAGKSTLLRGIVGILKPLDGSIHIGGLDSRDIAYLPQSAEIDRSFPISVLDFVATGLWRGTGLFGGIGKAAREKILRAIASVGLNGFENRPIGTLSGGQMQRVLFARVLLQDARLIVLDEPFNAIDSKTTADLLALVKHWHGEGRTVLAALHDMEMVRTHFSETLVLARGPVAWGPTAEVLTPENLMVAMRMCEAFDDSAAACSADDARSRAA, from the coding sequence ATGGCGGCGCTGCATTTCCACAACGTTACGCTCGGCTATGACCGCCATCCGGCCGTGCACCACCTCAACGGGGAGGTCGCGCCGGGCGCGCTGCTGGCCGTGATCGGCCCGAACGGCGCCGGCAAGTCGACGCTGCTGCGGGGCATCGTCGGCATCCTCAAGCCGCTCGACGGCAGCATCCATATCGGCGGGCTCGACAGCCGCGATATCGCCTATCTGCCGCAGAGTGCGGAGATCGACCGCAGCTTCCCTATCTCGGTGCTGGACTTCGTTGCCACCGGGCTGTGGCGTGGGACCGGCCTGTTCGGCGGCATCGGCAAGGCGGCGCGCGAAAAGATCCTCCGCGCGATCGCTTCCGTTGGGCTCAACGGTTTCGAAAACCGCCCGATCGGCACACTCTCGGGCGGCCAGATGCAGCGCGTGCTGTTCGCGCGCGTGCTGCTCCAGGACGCCCGGCTGATCGTACTCGACGAGCCCTTCAACGCCATCGACAGCAAGACCACGGCCGATCTGCTGGCGCTGGTGAAGCACTGGCATGGCGAGGGCCGCACCGTGCTCGCCGCACTGCACGACATGGAGATGGTGCGCACCCATTTCAGCGAGACGCTGGTGCTGGCGCGCGGGCCCGTGGCGTGGGGGCCGACGGCGGAAGTGCTGACGCCGGAAAATCTGATGGTCGCAATGAGGATGTGCGAAGCCTTCGACGACAGCGCCGCCGCCTGCTCGGCCGATGATGCCCGCTCACGTGCGGCTTGA
- a CDS encoding permease, with translation MSEPSPKDPAPAEDADSEPRPGRVRKPIGWSTIIIAALVAVSAGLVWRRDGTDGVLDILTHDLSLFSGILPRVLAGCLLGAFISEILPHEKVSRALGPKSGLKGLLIGTAFGAILPGGPFTAYPVASALLAVGADFGATIAMVVSWTLIGYGRAVAWEIPIMGTDFTLWRIVISLPLPVLAGALGRFVYVRLYPKWALKDDEN, from the coding sequence TTGTCAGAACCCTCCCCGAAAGACCCGGCGCCCGCCGAGGACGCGGACTCCGAGCCACGGCCGGGTCGCGTGCGCAAGCCGATCGGCTGGTCGACCATCATCATCGCAGCGCTGGTGGCGGTGAGCGCGGGTCTGGTCTGGCGGCGTGACGGCACCGACGGTGTTCTCGACATCCTGACCCACGATCTCTCGCTGTTCAGCGGCATCCTGCCGCGCGTGCTGGCCGGCTGCCTGCTCGGTGCGTTCATCTCCGAGATCCTGCCGCACGAGAAAGTCTCGCGCGCGCTCGGGCCGAAATCGGGCCTGAAAGGCCTTCTGATCGGTACCGCCTTCGGCGCGATCCTGCCCGGCGGTCCCTTCACCGCCTATCCCGTGGCGAGTGCGCTGCTCGCGGTCGGCGCCGATTTCGGTGCCACCATCGCCATGGTCGTGAGCTGGACCCTGATCGGCTATGGCCGGGCAGTGGCCTGGGAAATCCCGATCATGGGGACCGACTTCACATTGTGGCGCATTGTCATCTCGCTGCCGTTGCCGGTGCTCGCAGGCGCGCTCGGCCGCTTCGTCTATGTCCGGCTTTATCCGAAGTGGGCCCTGAAGGACGATGAGAATTGA